A stretch of Aureispira sp. CCB-E DNA encodes these proteins:
- a CDS encoding CHAT domain-containing protein — MRTHYFILILSVFMSLVSGILLMSFQLPSDKNTLEKRIESLKRGENLDSLIYYQNLLIDVLEKENDIAALELAGQKFLELVLNATTLSADQKWTYLNQIQTSKAWTYAYKTQWYLESFMTVDKSIDSAYYYLNLLENVPQNKDALIYAYKIWAKDATTYPKDLRAATDYLKKAAQLIENQADSAQLYDAKIVVGMATGDFENALLAAKKMLEETLQQSPIDSVQTAFIYKQLGDIYYQQANYNRAKDYYVEAINFMAERSIYQREQAKLWFQLASCYFNLKNRPLETVLYLRKVFSLVQLGSTKGAIESSDIYLDACNMMALEFLEEKQLDSAQVYLEKMEEVKTDYKKWEKWSTKGKVHLAKKSYNEAESAFQRAVGGGKGFQAQSPETATRWLNLGDCYQIQKKYDQAQRSYMNALWALSNEGKKKGFPAINSLFSKEQAIQILTQKINVMLVLYERSKYSVSLVEIYDHAQYTLEVFRILKAERNLPLSFSDRTVVVYEQFIEVCELLHKRKQEQVYVKEAFQLAEECKAVLLQMMMNEPDAGQFGNVPATVLQKVSTLQQRMLWYQKRYWEAQVFQEKATVLDWYQQQMAALQVSLTLIKQNLQENHTKYYQFKYNTQIARLDSVQQALNDSTTLVQYLEGKEAIYQFIIQKDTLAIRRIFWRTYKPTILKYYKHFTHSKLKQHVQSGGYKDFCMTAYELYYKLMHHELLNKSKRVVIIPDGLLSYIPFETLLTDIPVEKVHEVNFPSLAYLLKQKQIAYNYSSTLWLNEGSRVREPINNEILGIGATYANEELMPIRAQKLQRLRASLKVREGVEAEIDSLSEKYAGDFYLNRYATEYYFKEYASSYGILHLGLYGMIDPDFPEYSSLIFSEDGHEEEDNQLTTNEIKQLNLNASMVVLSNCQTGYGPYQRGEGIVSLGRSFIYAGSPSVVLSLWEQSDLYGPIIMDYFYENLKQKIDKDVALRRAKLKYLKNAKGLEAHPAYWAGYIVIGNYQAIEVSEPVTYIWWFVIPIAFLGFLGWWSLQALRQRR; from the coding sequence ATGCGAACGCACTATTTTATTCTTATTTTATCTGTTTTTATGTCATTGGTATCAGGGATACTCTTGATGAGTTTTCAGCTTCCATCAGACAAAAATACTTTAGAGAAACGTATAGAGTCGCTCAAAAGGGGAGAGAATTTAGATAGTTTGATTTATTATCAAAATTTATTGATAGACGTTTTAGAAAAAGAAAATGATATCGCTGCTTTAGAGTTGGCAGGACAAAAATTCCTCGAATTGGTTTTAAATGCAACTACATTATCTGCGGATCAAAAATGGACTTATTTAAACCAAATCCAAACCTCAAAAGCATGGACATATGCTTACAAAACACAGTGGTATTTAGAAAGCTTTATGACGGTAGACAAGTCCATCGATTCTGCTTATTATTATTTGAATTTGTTGGAAAACGTGCCCCAAAATAAAGATGCGTTAATTTATGCTTACAAGATATGGGCAAAGGATGCAACGACTTATCCAAAGGATTTGAGAGCTGCAACAGATTATCTGAAAAAAGCAGCGCAATTGATAGAAAATCAAGCTGATTCAGCCCAGTTGTATGATGCTAAAATAGTTGTAGGCATGGCTACAGGCGATTTTGAAAATGCTTTGTTAGCAGCTAAAAAAATGTTGGAGGAGACTTTGCAGCAATCACCAATAGATTCTGTGCAAACAGCTTTTATTTATAAGCAATTGGGCGATATTTATTATCAGCAAGCGAATTATAATCGAGCGAAAGATTATTATGTAGAAGCCATTAACTTTATGGCAGAGCGTTCTATTTATCAAAGAGAGCAGGCTAAGCTATGGTTTCAGTTAGCTAGTTGTTATTTCAACTTAAAAAATCGACCTCTTGAAACGGTACTTTATCTAAGAAAAGTTTTCTCACTAGTACAATTGGGAAGCACAAAAGGAGCAATAGAGTCAAGTGATATCTACCTTGATGCTTGTAATATGATGGCCTTGGAATTTTTGGAAGAAAAACAATTGGATAGCGCTCAAGTTTACCTTGAAAAAATGGAAGAGGTAAAAACAGATTACAAGAAGTGGGAAAAATGGTCTACTAAAGGAAAGGTCCACTTAGCAAAAAAGAGTTATAACGAAGCTGAATCAGCATTTCAACGTGCTGTAGGTGGGGGCAAGGGGTTTCAAGCCCAAAGCCCTGAAACAGCTACTCGTTGGTTGAATTTGGGAGATTGTTATCAAATTCAAAAAAAATACGATCAAGCCCAAAGGTCGTATATGAATGCCTTGTGGGCACTAAGTAATGAAGGAAAAAAGAAAGGTTTTCCAGCAATTAATAGTCTTTTTTCAAAAGAGCAGGCTATACAAATCTTGACTCAAAAAATCAATGTAATGTTGGTATTGTACGAACGGTCAAAATATAGTGTTTCTTTAGTAGAAATATATGATCATGCTCAATACACTTTAGAAGTATTTAGAATCTTGAAAGCAGAAAGGAACTTGCCGTTGAGTTTTTCTGATCGGACGGTAGTTGTTTATGAACAGTTTATTGAAGTTTGTGAGTTATTACATAAAAGAAAACAAGAGCAAGTATATGTAAAAGAAGCTTTTCAGTTGGCAGAAGAATGTAAAGCTGTGCTGCTACAAATGATGATGAATGAGCCTGATGCGGGACAATTTGGTAATGTCCCTGCTACAGTCCTTCAGAAAGTATCTACATTGCAACAGCGGATGTTATGGTACCAAAAACGTTATTGGGAGGCACAAGTTTTCCAAGAAAAAGCTACGGTATTGGATTGGTATCAGCAGCAAATGGCAGCGCTGCAAGTTAGTTTGACACTCATAAAACAAAATCTTCAAGAAAATCATACTAAATACTACCAGTTCAAATACAACACGCAGATAGCAAGATTGGATAGTGTGCAACAGGCTTTGAATGATTCAACAACGTTGGTGCAATATTTAGAAGGTAAGGAGGCAATTTATCAATTTATTATCCAAAAAGACACGCTAGCCATTCGTAGAATTTTTTGGAGAACGTACAAGCCTACCATTCTGAAATATTACAAACATTTTACGCATAGTAAATTGAAACAACACGTACAGTCGGGAGGATACAAGGATTTTTGCATGACGGCATATGAGTTGTATTATAAATTGATGCACCACGAATTATTGAATAAAAGTAAACGTGTGGTTATTATTCCCGATGGCTTGCTAAGTTATATTCCTTTTGAAACGCTCTTAACAGATATCCCTGTAGAAAAGGTTCATGAGGTTAATTTTCCCTCTTTGGCTTATTTGTTAAAACAAAAACAAATTGCTTATAACTATTCGAGTACGCTATGGTTAAACGAAGGAAGTAGAGTTAGAGAACCAATTAACAACGAAATATTAGGAATCGGTGCGACTTATGCAAACGAAGAACTAATGCCTATTAGAGCTCAAAAATTACAGCGTTTAAGAGCTTCATTGAAGGTTCGAGAAGGTGTGGAAGCTGAAATAGATTCTTTATCTGAAAAATATGCTGGAGATTTTTATCTTAATCGTTACGCAACCGAATATTATTTTAAAGAATATGCTAGTAGTTACGGCATCTTACATTTGGGACTTTATGGTATGATTGACCCTGATTTTCCAGAATACTCTAGCTTAATTTTTTCAGAAGACGGGCACGAAGAAGAGGACAACCAATTAACAACAAACGAAATTAAGCAACTCAATTTAAATGCCTCGATGGTGGTATTGAGTAACTGCCAAACAGGTTATGGACCTTACCAAAGAGGAGAAGGGATTGTGAGCTTGGGGCGGAGTTTTATCTATGCAGGAAGCCCTTCTGTCGTTTTGTCTTTGTGGGAACAAAGTGATCTTTATGGTCCTATTATTATGGATTATTTTTATGAAAACCTAAAACAAAAGATTGATAAAGATGTTGCTTTGCGTCGTGCTAAGTTAAAGTATTTAAAAAACGCAAAAGGACTAGAGGCACACCCTGCATATTGGGCTGGTTATATTGTAATTGGCAACTATCAAGCTATCGAAGTTAGCGAGCCAGTAACTTATATTTGGTGGTTTGTCATTCCAATTGCTTTTCTTGGTTTTTTGGGATGGTGGAGCTTGCAAGCGTTAAGGCAAAGACGTTAG
- a CDS encoding ATP-binding protein, whose protein sequence is MKKYLSFYNSNLSLNEQFLKQALLAVTFISFYCSVLYGYLLSTSSNAFINSLISSIVFSSLLLASPNGYKIKASIETIFRFYALIALSLNWCFTNGLQGGTGYFFLLLISFYAITSPEKYYTRYILLLLLDVFFLLYVEYNYPHYIQSNLSDVGVFWASTCNLLICFAITALALILVKIEYNKESRNAIEKQNRLIAANNARSRFLANISHEIRTPLNGVMGMASLLEASEPNSEQKEYVQTIKVSSKRLLKIINEILDYSKAEAGKTELRIEPFSLTECIEDAINITTPKVMEKGLKLTYYIEKNIPNILSGDGGKIQQVLVNLIGNATKFTEKGTIHISVQRINKIDQKVILEFSVQDTGIGIPKESLDNLFEAFTQVDDSRTRLQSGTGLGLAISKHFVELMGGNIWVKSIEKKGSIFYFSIQLDVLQKQSRLSTFTQPTTIDNQIAKKTALDILLVEDDKINRLLAVRILQKMGYQPDTATNGQEAIEILKKHAYNLVLMDIQMPVLDGLEATQIIRKELAYQPTIIAMTANAMLEDKRLCEAAGMDDFLAKPIDVKMLEQMLLKWRKNG, encoded by the coding sequence ATGAAAAAGTATCTCTCATTTTATAATAGTAACTTATCTTTAAACGAACAGTTTTTAAAGCAGGCTTTGTTAGCCGTCACCTTCATTTCTTTCTATTGTTCAGTCTTGTATGGCTACTTATTATCTACCAGTTCCAATGCTTTTATTAATTCTCTAATTAGTTCTATTGTCTTTTCCAGCTTACTGTTAGCATCTCCTAACGGTTACAAAATAAAAGCATCTATAGAAACTATTTTTAGGTTTTATGCCTTAATTGCTTTGTCCTTAAACTGGTGTTTTACCAATGGACTGCAAGGAGGTACAGGCTATTTTTTTCTATTGCTAATTAGTTTTTATGCCATTACAAGCCCCGAAAAATATTATACGCGATATATATTACTCCTGCTTCTAGATGTGTTTTTTCTATTGTATGTAGAGTATAATTACCCACACTATATTCAATCTAACTTGTCTGATGTAGGCGTTTTTTGGGCATCTACCTGTAACTTATTAATCTGTTTTGCTATTACAGCATTAGCACTAATCCTAGTAAAAATAGAATACAATAAGGAATCTAGAAACGCTATCGAAAAACAAAATCGGTTGATTGCAGCAAACAATGCTCGATCTCGATTTTTAGCCAACATTAGTCATGAAATTAGAACACCATTGAATGGTGTTATGGGAATGGCTTCTTTGTTAGAAGCCTCAGAACCCAATTCCGAACAAAAAGAATATGTTCAAACGATCAAAGTTAGCAGCAAGAGATTGCTAAAAATTATTAATGAAATCTTAGATTACTCCAAAGCGGAAGCTGGAAAAACCGAGCTTAGAATCGAGCCTTTTTCTTTGACGGAATGTATTGAAGATGCCATTAATATTACGACTCCAAAAGTAATGGAGAAAGGACTCAAACTCACCTATTACATCGAAAAAAATATTCCCAATATCCTTTCAGGAGATGGAGGTAAAATCCAACAAGTATTGGTTAACTTAATTGGCAATGCTACTAAATTTACAGAAAAAGGAACCATCCATATTAGCGTACAAAGGATTAATAAAATTGACCAAAAAGTAATCTTAGAATTTAGTGTACAAGATACAGGTATTGGCATCCCAAAAGAAAGTTTGGACAATCTATTTGAAGCCTTCACACAAGTAGATGACTCTAGAACAAGACTACAAAGCGGAACGGGGTTAGGCTTGGCTATTTCAAAACATTTTGTAGAGTTAATGGGGGGAAATATTTGGGTAAAAAGTATTGAAAAGAAAGGTTCTATTTTTTACTTTTCAATTCAACTTGATGTCCTTCAAAAGCAATCTAGGTTAAGCACATTTACACAACCTACTACTATTGATAATCAAATTGCAAAAAAAACAGCCTTGGACATCTTGTTGGTAGAAGATGACAAAATTAATAGGCTCTTGGCCGTTCGTATTTTGCAAAAAATGGGCTATCAACCCGATACCGCTACCAATGGACAAGAAGCCATTGAAATTCTAAAAAAACATGCTTATAATTTAGTTTTGATGGATATTCAAATGCCTGTTTTAGATGGTCTAGAAGCTACTCAAATTATCAGAAAAGAGCTGGCCTATCAACCAACGATAATTGCGATGACGGCTAATGCCATGTTAGAAGACAAACGACTCTGTGAAGCTGCTGGTATGGATGACTTTTTGGCTAAGCCAATTGATGTAAAAATGTTGGAACAAATGCTGTTAAAATGGCGCAAAAATGGTTAA
- a CDS encoding YbjN domain-containing protein, producing the protein MPILESHRQLVNDAILSLGIKPEICQQDSNPNLWKLHRGTAQIIIVAQESTTHLEDKVATISMMSPILQIPQDFKQTTALQQFILESNHQLITESFSISNRWLILSTTYYLDDMRRQEVIQMLDTLSFHAQSFIRIIDEKFGINQST; encoded by the coding sequence ATGCCAATTCTAGAATCACATAGACAACTTGTTAATGACGCTATTTTAAGTTTAGGAATTAAACCAGAAATTTGTCAACAAGATAGCAATCCCAATTTATGGAAATTACATCGAGGAACAGCTCAAATTATTATTGTAGCTCAAGAGTCAACCACCCATTTAGAGGACAAAGTGGCAACTATTTCGATGATGTCTCCCATTTTGCAAATCCCTCAAGACTTTAAACAAACAACTGCCTTACAGCAATTTATTTTAGAATCCAATCATCAATTAATTACAGAGTCTTTTAGTATTTCAAATCGATGGTTGATTCTAAGTACCACCTACTATTTGGATGATATGCGCCGCCAAGAAGTTATACAAATGTTAGATACATTAAGCTTCCATGCTCAATCTTTTATACGTATCATAGACGAAAAATTTGGCATCAACCAAAGCACTTAA
- the ligA gene encoding NAD-dependent DNA ligase LigA, whose translation MYSDSEHKALYERSKKLLANPVASAEMNAAQQINELCEVINYHEWRYYVLDQPILSDFEYDSLFKKLEALEDLFPNLLRTDSPTQRVSNDLTEHFETVQHLTPMLSLENSYNAEDLNNFDERIKKMIGADVPTTGIEYCVEPKFDGGTIVLVYENDHLVRAATRGNGAQGDDITPNAKAIRTIPLKANFSKYGIQKVELRGEVLIRKDLFEQVNENRFKEGKQLFANPRNAATGGLRLKDPKQVNERALDAFIYQMGFATNIDGDDVLNQFEDHNQQIEILSNLGFKVPKINVERAVCQDIEAVNAYCEQWQINREAYPFEIDGMVVKVNRLDLQELCGYTSHHPRWAIAFKFKAKQATTKLLDIDYQVGRTGAVTPVARLETVDLAGAKISNVSLHNADFIKEKDIRIGDTVLVERAGDVIPYIVKTLADLRDGSEKPVVYPTNCPVCSSVLERPEGEAVWRCVNPSCEAQIVGRMIHFVSKNAMNIDGFGEAYIERFYKEGMLHSLADIYRLDYKRIAFFEGFGERSAEKLQIAIEKTKNNPAHRLLYALGIRHIGRTNSKILIAEVEKIQDLANWSLEQLCELRDIGPIVAQQVLDVFSLPETIELLNEFEALGVNVYRLESEQKKEVASDAPLAGKTVVFTGTLTQIKRDEAKELVANAGGKAVGSVSSKLSYLVVGEKAGSKLTKAQQLGITILTEQEFLTLIGH comes from the coding sequence ATGTACTCTGATTCAGAACACAAAGCGTTGTATGAACGCTCCAAAAAATTACTAGCTAATCCTGTTGCTTCAGCAGAGATGAATGCTGCTCAACAAATTAATGAACTTTGTGAAGTTATCAATTATCACGAATGGCGTTACTATGTTTTAGACCAACCCATATTGAGTGATTTTGAATACGATAGCCTTTTTAAGAAATTAGAAGCTTTAGAGGACTTATTTCCCAATTTATTGCGCACAGATTCCCCTACACAACGTGTCTCCAACGATTTGACAGAGCACTTTGAAACGGTTCAGCACCTAACTCCTATGCTATCACTTGAAAATTCATACAATGCCGAGGACTTAAATAACTTTGACGAACGCATCAAAAAGATGATTGGTGCAGATGTACCAACTACTGGAATTGAGTATTGTGTAGAACCAAAGTTTGATGGAGGAACCATTGTTTTGGTTTACGAAAATGACCACTTGGTTCGCGCTGCTACTCGTGGTAATGGTGCCCAAGGAGATGACATTACGCCAAATGCCAAGGCTATTCGAACCATTCCTCTAAAAGCAAATTTTTCAAAATATGGCATTCAAAAAGTAGAACTTCGAGGCGAAGTACTCATTCGCAAAGATTTATTTGAACAAGTAAATGAAAATCGTTTCAAAGAAGGTAAACAACTTTTTGCCAATCCTAGAAATGCAGCAACAGGTGGCTTACGCTTAAAAGATCCCAAACAGGTTAATGAAAGAGCTTTGGATGCTTTTATTTATCAAATGGGATTTGCGACAAACATAGACGGAGATGACGTTTTGAATCAATTTGAAGATCACAATCAGCAAATCGAAATCTTGTCTAATTTAGGTTTTAAAGTACCTAAAATAAATGTAGAACGTGCGGTTTGCCAAGATATTGAAGCGGTAAATGCGTATTGTGAACAATGGCAAATAAATAGAGAAGCATATCCTTTTGAGATTGATGGAATGGTTGTCAAGGTCAATCGCCTAGATTTGCAAGAATTATGCGGTTATACTAGCCACCATCCTCGTTGGGCTATTGCTTTTAAATTTAAAGCAAAACAAGCAACAACAAAGCTACTGGACATTGATTACCAAGTAGGTCGAACTGGAGCCGTTACCCCTGTTGCTCGCTTAGAAACCGTTGACTTAGCTGGTGCTAAAATTTCGAATGTATCGTTGCACAATGCTGATTTTATCAAAGAAAAAGACATTCGAATTGGCGATACGGTTCTTGTTGAACGAGCGGGCGATGTTATTCCTTACATTGTCAAAACATTAGCCGACCTTAGAGATGGTTCCGAAAAACCAGTTGTCTACCCTACCAATTGTCCCGTTTGTAGTTCTGTCTTGGAGCGTCCAGAAGGGGAAGCGGTATGGCGCTGTGTCAACCCTAGTTGTGAAGCACAAATTGTAGGTCGTATGATTCATTTTGTCTCCAAAAACGCAATGAATATTGACGGTTTTGGAGAAGCTTATATTGAGCGTTTTTACAAAGAAGGGATGCTGCACTCTTTAGCTGATATTTATCGTTTAGATTATAAAAGAATTGCCTTTTTCGAAGGCTTTGGAGAACGATCGGCAGAGAAGTTGCAAATCGCTATAGAAAAAACTAAAAATAATCCTGCACACCGCTTGCTTTACGCCTTGGGAATTCGCCATATTGGTAGAACCAACTCTAAAATATTAATTGCAGAGGTAGAAAAGATTCAAGATTTAGCCAATTGGTCTTTGGAACAACTTTGCGAATTGCGAGACATTGGTCCTATCGTCGCACAACAGGTGTTGGATGTGTTTAGTTTGCCAGAAACCATTGAGCTTCTAAACGAATTTGAAGCACTTGGTGTTAACGTATATCGCTTGGAATCTGAACAGAAAAAAGAGGTCGCTTCTGATGCTCCTTTGGCAGGAAAAACGGTTGTTTTCACAGGAACATTAACTCAAATTAAACGCGATGAAGCCAAAGAGTTGGTAGCTAATGCTGGCGGGAAAGCTGTTGGCAGTGTTAGTTCTAAATTAAGTTACTTGGTGGTCGGAGAAAAAGCAGGTTCAAAGTTGACCAAAGCTCAACAGTTGGGTATTACAATATTAACAGAACAAGAATTCTTGACGCTTATCGGGCATTAA
- a CDS encoding class I SAM-dependent methyltransferase, translating to MSIGQRFLKFYWQAQTKYTIHSPFVFSLIEEVIEDNRRYYDFSALERLRIISERNTTTLNVTDLGAGSRVNNTASRSIASIVKSAVSPQWQCEFLFRLVHYLQPKNRLELGTSLGISSLYQYIPLRKAPFYTLEGCPNIAQVAASNFKKLKATQIQQLVGDFNHTLPQALEKMQRLDYVFIDGNHQMKPTLSYFETCLKYSHQDTVFVLDDIYWSEEMQLAWETIKAHPSVTLSIDLFFVGLIFLRAEQKEVQHFKIVPAKYKPWKMGFFAPSHH from the coding sequence GTGAGTATCGGGCAACGTTTTCTCAAATTCTATTGGCAAGCACAAACAAAATATACGATTCATTCACCTTTTGTATTTTCGTTGATTGAAGAAGTCATTGAAGACAACCGAAGGTATTATGACTTTAGTGCATTAGAACGTCTTAGAATCATTTCAGAAAGAAACACAACGACCTTAAACGTCACGGATTTAGGCGCTGGTTCTCGGGTAAACAATACAGCATCTAGAAGTATCGCTAGCATTGTAAAAAGTGCCGTTTCTCCCCAATGGCAATGCGAATTTCTCTTCCGCCTTGTACATTATTTGCAACCTAAAAATCGACTAGAATTAGGCACTTCTTTAGGCATTAGCAGCTTGTATCAATACATCCCTCTACGAAAAGCACCTTTTTATACCTTGGAAGGCTGCCCCAATATCGCTCAAGTAGCTGCATCTAATTTCAAGAAACTGAAAGCCACTCAAATCCAACAGCTTGTTGGTGACTTTAACCATACCTTACCACAGGCTTTAGAAAAAATGCAGCGCTTGGATTATGTTTTTATAGATGGCAACCATCAAATGAAACCTACCCTATCCTATTTTGAGACTTGCCTAAAATACAGCCATCAAGATACGGTTTTTGTCTTGGACGACATCTATTGGTCAGAAGAAATGCAACTGGCTTGGGAAACGATCAAAGCACACCCTAGTGTCACCTTAAGTATTGATCTTTTTTTTGTTGGATTAATCTTTTTAAGAGCAGAACAAAAAGAAGTCCAACACTTTAAGATTGTTCCTGCTAAATACAAGCCTTGGAAAATGGGCTTCTTTGCCCCTTCTCACCACTAA
- a CDS encoding TonB-dependent receptor: MKSFTCTIFLLFTTIFTSSIFAQNTGTITGIVADSLTQESLLGVNVRAGTFAGTSDYIDGKYTLELPEGEHTIQFSYLGYATKSQMVTIEAGKTVVMNIYLGEEATMLETATVTTSKFAKSLGEVTVSLSVVSPDLIENTNANAVNQVLDKVPGVNTMGDQVTIRGGSGFAQGTGSRVLILMDDLPVMQADAGLPNWGDLPTENIAQMEVLKGAASALYGSSAMNGVINIRTAYPLNKPLTKVSIFGTVYGDPADPANKWWTAKNMPFETGLQFAHRRKIGKFDIVLGSNLAYNQHYMRSYQQVDANTIDSMPGYNNRARITLNTRYRHSENLIFTLNTNINMGSQSVFLFHNRAKPNLGLYETDFDPAPRGQNFRMTIDPAVTYYDKLSNRHRFQFRYFYIDNNNEGKQSNNSNTLYGEYQFQRKFEALDGLELAAGVVASSVMSTAEVYGNESYTHNNFAAYLQLDKKFFKRLNLSFGARYEINTTAYPDSIHYTLTLRGTPLRNGDRHIALRDTIEHRPVFRFGASYQLGEATFFRASWGQGYRFPTVLEKFISTTAGGITVAPNPGLVSETGWSAEIGVKQGFKIGKWQGFLDIAGFWSEYENMMEFQASREINSQYFNAPIAFQVQNIGNTRITGIDVSVTGQGNLGDFKVALLAGYTFLNPQYKNFQDSIVQADIKEFSTSEENILKYRNRHTIKFDGQVTYKGISAGVTVQYLSFMEAIDKFLIGGTSPSLDPLTKIYYFRQKHNNGSFVLNARLAYQIAKFVKVSFLMNNVLNNEYAIQPGKVEAPRNFSLRADFTF, translated from the coding sequence ATGAAAAGTTTTACTTGTACTATTTTTCTTCTATTTACAACCATTTTCACTTCTTCTATTTTCGCTCAAAATACGGGTACTATTACAGGAATTGTAGCCGATTCGCTAACTCAAGAATCGCTACTGGGTGTTAATGTCCGTGCAGGGACATTTGCGGGAACAAGTGATTATATTGATGGAAAGTACACTTTAGAACTCCCAGAGGGAGAACATACCATACAATTTAGCTATTTGGGCTATGCAACCAAAAGCCAAATGGTAACTATTGAAGCTGGCAAAACGGTTGTCATGAACATTTATCTTGGCGAAGAAGCGACTATGCTAGAAACAGCTACTGTAACGACTAGTAAATTTGCTAAATCGCTAGGTGAAGTAACGGTCTCATTAAGTGTGGTTTCACCTGACCTAATTGAAAACACCAATGCCAATGCCGTTAATCAGGTATTAGACAAGGTTCCTGGGGTCAATACAATGGGAGATCAGGTAACCATTCGTGGCGGTTCAGGTTTTGCACAAGGTACTGGAAGTCGTGTTCTTATATTAATGGACGACTTGCCCGTCATGCAAGCAGATGCAGGGCTTCCTAACTGGGGAGATTTGCCAACTGAAAACATTGCTCAGATGGAAGTACTAAAAGGAGCGGCATCTGCACTCTACGGCTCTTCTGCTATGAATGGTGTTATCAATATTCGCACAGCTTATCCTTTGAACAAACCATTGACTAAAGTAAGTATTTTTGGAACTGTTTATGGCGATCCTGCCGATCCTGCTAACAAGTGGTGGACGGCTAAAAATATGCCTTTTGAGACAGGCTTGCAATTCGCACATCGTAGGAAAATTGGAAAATTTGATATCGTATTAGGTTCTAATCTAGCTTATAACCAACATTATATGCGTTCATATCAACAAGTAGATGCCAATACAATTGATTCTATGCCAGGTTATAATAACCGTGCAAGAATCACACTAAATACTAGATATCGCCATTCTGAGAATTTAATTTTCACGCTGAATACAAATATCAACATGGGAAGTCAAAGTGTGTTCTTATTTCACAACCGTGCAAAACCTAATCTAGGTCTTTACGAAACAGATTTTGATCCTGCTCCCCGCGGACAAAACTTTAGAATGACGATTGACCCTGCGGTTACTTATTACGATAAGCTTAGCAATCGCCATCGTTTTCAGTTCCGTTATTTTTATATTGATAATAACAACGAAGGCAAGCAAAGCAACAATTCTAATACACTATATGGAGAATATCAATTCCAAAGAAAGTTTGAAGCATTGGATGGTCTCGAATTGGCCGCTGGTGTTGTAGCAAGTTCAGTGATGTCAACTGCTGAAGTTTATGGAAATGAAAGTTATACACACAATAATTTTGCTGCTTATCTACAATTAGATAAAAAGTTTTTCAAACGCCTAAACCTTTCATTTGGTGCCCGTTACGAGATAAACACAACAGCTTATCCTGACTCTATCCATTATACATTAACCTTAAGAGGAACTCCCCTTCGTAACGGAGATAGACATATTGCTTTGCGTGATACGATAGAACATAGACCTGTGTTCCGTTTTGGAGCTAGTTATCAATTAGGAGAAGCCACCTTCTTCCGTGCTTCTTGGGGACAAGGTTATCGTTTCCCTACTGTATTGGAAAAATTCATTTCTACAACCGCTGGAGGTATTACTGTTGCTCCCAACCCAGGATTGGTCTCAGAAACTGGTTGGAGTGCAGAAATTGGTGTCAAACAAGGATTTAAGATTGGCAAATGGCAAGGATTTTTGGATATTGCAGGTTTCTGGTCGGAATATGAAAACATGATGGAATTTCAAGCTTCTCGTGAAATCAACTCACAGTATTTTAATGCTCCTATTGCTTTTCAAGTTCAAAACATTGGCAATACTCGTATCACAGGAATTGATGTTAGTGTAACAGGTCAAGGTAATTTAGGTGACTTCAAAGTAGCCTTACTAGCGGGATACACCTTTTTAAATCCTCAGTATAAAAACTTCCAAGATAGTATTGTTCAAGCAGATATTAAGGAATTCTCAACATCTGAAGAAAATATTTTAAAATATAGAAATAGACATACTATAAAGTTTGATGGGCAAGTCACTTACAAAGGAATTTCAGCAGGAGTAACAGTCCAATACCTTTCTTTTATGGAAGCGATTGACAAATTTTTAATCGGAGGCACTTCCCCATCATTAGATCCACTTACCAAAATATACTACTTTAGACAAAAACACAACAATGGTTCTTTTGTTTTAAATGCAAGGTTAGCTTATCAAATTGCAAAGTTTGTCAAGGTTTCTTTCTTGATGAATAACGTGCTGAACAATGAGTACGCTATCCAACCAGGAAAAGTAGAAGCACCTAGAAACTTTAGTCTAAGAGCTGACTTTACATTTTAA